One Chryseobacterium sp. StRB126 genomic region harbors:
- a CDS encoding enoyl-ACP reductase translates to MSYGLLKGKKGIIFGALNEQSIAWKVAERCHEEGAEFILSNAPIALRMGELNGLAEKTGSEVIAADATSIEDLEKLFDAAVAKFGKIDFILHSIGMSINVRKGKHYTEMNYDWLEKGWDISAVSFHKVMRVAWEKDCMNEWGSILALTYIAAQRTFPDYNDMSDNKAYLESIARTFGNYWGERKVRVNTVSQSPTMTTAGSGVKGFGGFLGYAEDMSPLGNATALECADYCVTLFSDLTKKVTMQNLFHDGGFSSSGVTQKVIGKYDAE, encoded by the coding sequence ATGTCATACGGTTTACTTAAAGGCAAAAAGGGAATTATATTTGGAGCCCTTAATGAACAATCTATCGCATGGAAAGTTGCTGAGAGATGTCATGAGGAAGGTGCAGAATTCATCTTATCTAACGCTCCTATCGCTTTGAGAATGGGAGAACTTAATGGTTTAGCCGAAAAAACAGGTTCTGAAGTAATTGCTGCAGATGCTACTTCTATCGAAGATCTTGAAAAACTTTTTGATGCTGCTGTTGCAAAATTTGGAAAAATCGACTTTATCCTTCATTCCATTGGAATGTCTATCAATGTAAGAAAAGGAAAACATTATACGGAAATGAACTACGATTGGTTGGAAAAAGGCTGGGATATTTCAGCAGTTTCTTTCCATAAAGTAATGCGTGTGGCTTGGGAGAAAGACTGTATGAATGAGTGGGGAAGCATCCTGGCACTTACTTATATTGCTGCTCAGAGAACATTCCCGGATTACAATGATATGTCTGACAACAAGGCTTATCTTGAAAGCATCGCAAGAACTTTCGGAAACTATTGGGGGGAAAGAAAAGTACGTGTAAATACAGTTTCTCAGTCACCTACCATGACTACTGCAGGTAGTGGTGTGAAAGGTTTCGGAGGATTCCTTGGGTATGCAGAAGATATGTCTCCACTAGGAAATGCTACGGCTCTTGAATGTGCTGACTATTGTGTTACTCTTTTCTCTGATCTTACTAAAAAAGTAACGATGCAAAATCTTTTCCATGATGGAGGTTTCAGCAGTTCAGGTGTTACTCAGAAAGTGATTGGTAAATATGATGCTGAATAA